A genomic segment from Asterias amurensis chromosome 6, ASM3211899v1 encodes:
- the LOC139938273 gene encoding adenosine receptor A2b-like: MEAKLQKFLHIGKAYKFSSSKERSPSPEKCCVQSMRSESLCSTETHAVLNHAQCIENSAPHNSNRREVMQVAVCSESHLTESFIGREIYCRTVKSGFIGILTAYSSSYALCLVTYERYIGIVHPLHYPRMMSAKNVIWIIFIALGMSFLFSSPRLFTWNASNDNSTLGCEVSDSFNSLVDVSSVLFFLFAYLLPILFMSWVYYKIQATLKRSAQQLQQQNVQGAAFELLQVRQNVISMLRIVMGALVVLWTPLTFSLIICLPHAMQKWCSTSSVTLPIVFPLMYNMNSVINPIIYIFKYKKFRKGLQDKLCCSIGGHLRQNRIGDQIAMNEGNAVDEQQETSITSNHAP; the protein is encoded by the exons ATGGAAGCTAAATTGCAGAAGTTTCTGCATATTGGCAAAGCTTATAAGTTCAGTTCATCAAAAGAGCGGAGTCCAAGTCCCGAGAAGTGCTGTGTCCAGTCCATGAGGTCCGAGTCGTTGTGCAGTACCGAAACCCATGCGGTGTTAAATCACGCACAGTGCATTGAAAACAGCGCGCCACACAACTCCAATAGAAGAGAAGTTATGCAGGTTGCCGTATGCT CTGAGAGCCATTTAACAGAAAGTTTCATTGGTAGAGAAATCTACTGTCGGACTGTCAAGAGTGGCTTCATAGGGATATTAACAGCCTACTCATCAAGTTATGCTCTGTGTCTGGTGACCTATGAACGGTATATAGGAATAGTGCATCCACTGCACTATCCTAGAATGATGTCCGCTAAAAATGTTATTTGGATCATTTTCATAGCACTAGGGATGTCATTTCTATTTTCGAGCCCACGTTTGTTCACATGGAATGCTAGCAATGATAACAGCACGCTTGGTTGTGAAGTTTCTGACTCATTTAACTCCTTGGTGGATGTATCATCTGTTCTCTTCTTTCTTTTTGCCTACCTGCTGCCCATCCTTTTCATGAGTTGGGTTTACTACAAGATCCAAGCCACTCTCAAGAGAAGTGCTCAACAACTCCAACAACAGAATGTACAAGGAGCAGCCTTTGAGCTTTTACAGGTCAGACAGAATGTGATCAGCATGCTTAGAATTGTCATGGGTGCATTGGTTGTTCTGTGGACACCACTTACTTTCTCTTTAATTATCTGCTTACCACATGCAATGCAAAAATGGTGCTCCACTTCTTCAGTCACATTACCTATTGTGTTCCCACTCATGTACAACATGAATTCTGTGATCAATCCAATCATTTACATCTTCAAATATAAGAAGTTTCGAAAAGGTCTTCAAGACAAGCTGTGTTGTAGCATTGGCGGACATCTAAGGCAAAACCGGATTGGTGATCAGATTGCTATGAATGAAGGAAACGCTGTAGATGAACAGCAGGAGACCTCAATCACATCAAACCATGCACCATAA
- the LOC139938762 gene encoding uncharacterized protein: MYTFSVIGVLVFTFMMGTSQSRQWHTLVFYSLNNHALTNHTYQWKTVSSPVICGRDCSYDAQCTSFNYCIRTHVCELNNGTSVNNPTDFIELQGTAYFDKNLDKTSVFSSDNPGHSSPNAYSSSSDSDSSSYDISSSESYISSDSDSSSYSDSSSDSSLSYSSSDTNGSDSDSSSYSESSSDSSSSYSSSDSNSSSDSNSSSDSNSSSDSNSSSDSNSSSNSNSSSDSDSSSYSESSSYSDSSSDSSSSYSSSDSDSSSDSGSNSDSSSSSDSNSRSYSDSSSDSSSSYSSSDTNGSDSDSSSDGNSSSDSDSGSDSSSS, from the coding sequence atgtATACCTTTTCAGTAATTGGAGTACTAGTGTTCACTTTCATGATGGGAACTTCTCAAAGTCGGCAATGGCACACTCTAGTTTTCTACTCGCTGAACAACCATGCTTTGACAAATCACACCTATCAATGGAAGACTGTATCATCTCCTGTGATCTGTGGGCGTGACTGCTCTTATGATGCACAATGTACATCATTCAACTATTGCATAAGAACCCATGTTTGTGAGTTAAATAATGGCACCAGTGTTAATAACCCAACCGACTTCATTGAGTTGCAGGGCACGGCCTACTTCGATAAAAACTTGGACAAAACATCAGTTTTTTCTTCTGATAACCCAGGACACAGTAGTCCTAATGCCTATAGCAGCAGTTCTGACAGCGACAGCAGTTCTTATGACATCAGCAGTTCAGAAAGCTACATCAGTTCTGATAGCGACAGCAGCTCTTACAGCGACAGCAGTTCTGATAGCAGTTTGAGCTACAGCAGCTCTGATACCAACGGTTCTGATAGTGACAGCAGCTCTTACAGCGAAAGCAGTTCTGATAGTAGTTCGAGCTACAGCAGTTCTGACAGCAACAGCAGTTCTGACAGCAACAGCAGTTCTGACAGCAACAGCAGTTCTGACAGCAACAGCAGTTCTGACAGCAACAGCAGTTCTAATAGCAACAGCAGTTCTGATAGTGACAGCAGCTCGTACAGTGAAAGCAGCTCTTACAGCGACAGCAGTTCTGACAGTAGTTCAAGCTACAGTAGTTCTGACAGCGACAGCAGTTCTGATAGCGGCAGCAATTCTGATAGCAGCAGCAGCTCTGATAGCAACAGCCGCTCTTACAGCGACAGCAGTTCTGATAGTAGTTCGAGCTACAGCAGCTCTGATACCAACGGTTCTGATAGTGACAGCAGCTCTGACGGCAACAGCAGTTCTGATAGCGATAGCGGTTCTGATAGTAGCTCGAGCTAA